The Achromobacter pestifer genome includes a region encoding these proteins:
- a CDS encoding phage portal protein: MKRGKNIRRDAAERAQAAQHATAPAAVEAYSFGDPEPVLDRREILDYLESWRNGKWYEPPVNYSGLSKSFRASVHHSSAIYFKANILASTLEPTSLFSRETCHKMAIDYQIFGNAYAERRDSLTGKPLTLQHALAKYTRRGVEEDQFFFVPSIGLEHEFPRGKVFSILQPDPDQEIYGMPEYLAALNSAWLNESATLFRRKYYLNGSHAGFVMYVTDTLQDQKYVDGIRNAMKDAKGPGNFRNMFVYAPGGKKDGLQIIPISEVAARDDFFNIKNVSRDDVLAAHRVPPQLLGLVPTNSGGFGTPIAAAKVFARNELEPLQAKFLALNDWLGVEAVRFRPYVIEGDDA; the protein is encoded by the coding sequence GTGAAGCGAGGAAAGAACATCCGCCGCGATGCGGCCGAGCGCGCGCAGGCCGCGCAGCATGCGACGGCACCAGCAGCGGTCGAAGCGTATTCCTTCGGTGATCCTGAGCCGGTGCTTGATCGGCGGGAAATTCTGGACTATCTGGAGTCCTGGCGAAACGGAAAATGGTATGAGCCGCCTGTGAACTACAGCGGCCTGTCCAAGTCATTCCGCGCGAGCGTTCACCACAGTTCGGCGATCTACTTCAAGGCCAACATCCTGGCGTCAACGTTGGAACCTACGTCACTTTTCTCGCGCGAGACATGCCACAAGATGGCAATCGACTATCAGATATTCGGCAACGCCTACGCGGAACGGCGCGACAGTCTCACGGGCAAGCCGTTGACGCTGCAGCACGCGCTAGCCAAGTACACGCGGCGCGGCGTGGAGGAAGATCAATTCTTCTTCGTGCCGTCGATTGGTCTGGAGCATGAGTTTCCGCGCGGCAAGGTGTTCAGCATCCTGCAGCCGGACCCTGACCAAGAAATCTACGGTATGCCCGAGTATCTGGCGGCGCTGAATTCGGCTTGGTTGAACGAGTCGGCCACCTTGTTCCGCCGCAAGTACTACCTGAACGGCAGTCATGCCGGCTTCGTGATGTACGTGACCGACACGCTGCAGGATCAGAAGTATGTGGACGGGATCCGCAATGCGATGAAGGATGCGAAGGGGCCGGGCAACTTTCGCAATATGTTCGTGTATGCGCCGGGCGGCAAGAAGGACGGCCTACAGATCATTCCCATCAGCGAAGTCGCGGCGCGTGATGATTTTTTCAACATCAAGAACGTCAGCCGTGATGATGTGCTGGCAGCGCACCGCGTGCCGCCGCAGCTCCTTGGTCTGGTGCCGACGAATAGCGGCGGCTTCGGGACGCCGATAGCCGCCGCCAAGGTTTTCGCTCGCAACGAGCTGGAGCCGCTACAGGCCAAGTTTCTGGCGCTCAACGATTGGCTGGGCGTCGAGGCGGTCCGGTTCAGGCCCTACGTGATCGAGGGCGACGACGCCTAG